The genomic window CGGTTTCGTAAATCGAAGATTGGCGGATCGTTTTGGTCTCGCGCAACTTGCCAATACGCGCCAGTGCCGCGGCGTAATTCGCCGCCCGATCGCCTAAATTAGTGCCGATTCCGATGAAAGCCCGATGGGGCATCCGCCGTTTACAGCCGGAGATTGGTGATTCTTGCCGCCGCCTCTTTTAGTCTTTCCGTACCCAAGGTTAACGATAACCGTACAAAGCCTTCTCCGCTTTTGCCAAAGCCAGAGCCAGGCGTGACTACCACGCCAGCTTCCTTCAAAACCCGTTCAGTAAAGGAGACCGAGGTGTAGCCTTTAGGCACTTCCGCCCACAGGTAAAAAGTTGCGCGCGGAGTCTCGCAGGGCAAGCCAAGAGCTTGGAGCGCTTGGACCATCACGTCGCGTCGCTCCTGGTAAATCGCGCAGTATTGGCGCAAAACCTCGTCGCCGCCCTCCAGCGCCGCGATTGCAGCCTCCTGTACCGCCTGAAACACCCCCGAGTCCATGTTGGTCTTGACCTGACCCAGACCAGCTATCAAGGCGGGATTGCCCACCGCAAAGCCAACCCGCCATCCGGTCATCGAGAAGGTCTTGGATAGCGAATGAAACTCGATCGCGCATTGCGCGGCACCCTCAGCCTCGAACACGCTGGGAGCGCGATAACCGTTATAAGCGATTTCCGAGTAGGCCAAGTCGTGAGCTAGTACGATCTGGTTACGTAAACAAAAATCTACCGCCCGCTGGAAAAAGCTGGGATCGGCGGTAGCACCGGTGGGGTTGTTGGGATAATTGAGCCACAGTAACTTTGCCCGCCGCGCGATTTCATGGGGGATCGCGTCGAAATCGGGCAGAAAATCGTTGCGTTTGCGTAGCGGCAGGAAATAGGGCTGCCCGCCATTGAAAATGCAGCCCGAGAAATAAACCGGATACCCCGGGTCAGGGATTAACACCACGTCGTCCGGATCGACCATTGCGGTAGCAAAATTCGCGATCCCTTCTTTGGATCCGATCAGGGCGCAAACCTCGCTTGCGGGCTTGAAATCGACGCCAAACCGGCGTTTGTACCAAGTGGCAGCGGCAGCTCGGAAGGCATGCAGCCCTTCGTAATCAGGATAGCGATGGTTGGCCGGATTATCCGCAGCACGCTTGAGTCGCTCGATAATATAACCGGGTGTGGGCAAGTCTGGATCGCCGATTCCCAGACTGATGACATCCACCCCGCGCGCTTGGACCTCGCGCTTTAAGCGGTCCAGTTCGGCAAAAAGATACGGTGGAAGCTGGGTCAATCGGTTAGCTAGCCGAATCTGCACTTTTGAACGCCGCTCCTGCTATTTGCCTAACATAAATCGGGGCTGGGGGAAACACGGCGGCGGCTTAAGCCATTCTTCCTGGCTCAGAACGGCTTTCTCAAGGAACTATAACAAGGTTTGTGTAATGTTACTTCGCCGGCAGCAAAGCTTGAGCCACATGATTTAGATCGGCCCGGGGCGAACCCCAAGGCCGAGGTTGGGGCGAGCGCCTTCAGGGGAAGACGCCGTAGCCGCCCGGAGGCGGCGCGTATGGTGGATAGCCGGGGGGTGGCGGCGGCCCATAAGGAGCGTAGCCGGGACCTGGGGGACCATAGCCCGGTTGACCATAATAGCCAAAGGGCATTCCGATCCCGCCCTCGAAGTTGCCGAAGCCCATCCCCAGTCCCAGGATGGCCGCGCCGATCCCCAGCAGCGGGAGCACGGTGCTCAGCGTGCTTCCGGCACCCTGATTAGCATACTGTTGCTGCGCGTACTGCTGCTGCGCGTACTGCTGCTGAGCCTGATTCTCATAGGCTGAGATTTCGTTATTGGAAGCCGTTGCGCTGCCGCCGTGAAGCCGAGCAGCGGGCACGGGCGCTTTGAGCGAGAGCAGCTCGGGTCGCACGATAATCCGGTTGGTGACCGTGACCGGGGCGTTGTGCAGAAAGCGGCGCGCCTTGGTAACCGCGTCATGCTTGCCAAAGTTGGTCGCGGTAAAACCGAAAAGGACCAATTGGGGCTTGCCGCCGGGATGGGGGATAAGTTCAGCTCCCACCAACGGTAGGCGATGGCGGTGAAGATAATTAGTCAGCGCTTGGCTTTGCGCATTGCTGGCGGGATTGGCAGCGTCCCCGCGCAAGGCAGGCAAAAACACCATCAGGCCCACCAAGTAGGCGATGGCTAACGTTCTAAGGATCATACCTGACATTCTCCGATTATAGACTGCCAGGCTGTTTTGCCAACCTCAGCCACAGGCGTGCCAATGGGTGCGGGCTGATGAGGCGGTTTCTTTGCGGGCGCGGCGATGCTAGTAGCAGATAGTTGCAAGGAGTGTTGGAATGAAAAGCTTTCGCGACTTGCGCATCCGGCGTGGCATGCGCTTTTTCCTGCTGGCCTTGCCGATTTGCATGCTGGTCGCCTGTTCGCTATTCGAAGAATCGCCGCAGCAGAAGGCCGACCAGCTCGATACGATGCTGGCGGCAGCGGGATTCCACATGATTCCGGCAGACACACCCAAGAAGGAAAGTTTGTTGCAATCGCTGCCGCCCTTGAAACTGCGCTACTACAAGGGGCGCGACGGCTCGACCCGCTACTGGGTCGCGGACCCCTACGCCTGTATGTGCGTCTATAAGGGAGACGAAGCGGCCTACCAGCGCTACGAGAATCTGCTCGTTCAGCAGCAACTGGCGGCCGAGCAACGTCAGACCGCCGAACTCAATCAGGACGCCGCCATGCAGATGAACATGTACGACCCGTTTTTCTTCCCCTTTTAGCTGCTTAAGCTTAGTCGACGCGCCTCAGATCAGCCCTGCTTCGGCCATGGCGGCGCGCACTTTGTCGGCGCTGGCGGCGGTCAGTTCCACCAACGGCAAGCGCACTTGCGCTGTACATTTGCCCATCAGCGCCATCGCATGTTTGACTGGAACCGGGTTGGTTTCCACGAACAGCGCCCGCACCAGGGGCAACAGGCGATAGTGCAGCTCGCGGGCGCGGGTATAATCGCCCTCCAGCGCCGCACTGACCAGGGCTCGGGTTTGCGCTGGCATCACGTTGGTCAGGACGGAGATGACGCCGGTGGCGCCCACTGCCATCAGGGGTAGGGTGAGCGAATCATCGCCGGAAAGGATCGATAGGCGCTCGCCGCACAGGCGGCGGATGTCGGAGGTCTGATCGAGCGAGCCCGAGGCTTCTTTGACCCCCACGATCTGCTTGAACTGGCACAAGCGCGCCAACGTTTCCGGCGCGACATTGGAGCCGGTTCGACTAGGTATATTGTAGACGATCAGTGGCAGGTCGGCGCTTTGCGCGATGGTCTTGTAGTGGTTGAAAATTCCCTCTTGGGTAGGGCGATTGTAGTAGGGCGAGATCAGCAACGCGCCGTCGGCTCCCACCGCGCGGGCGAAATTTGTCAGCTTGACCGCTTCGGCGGTGGAATTGGAACCGGTGCCGGCAAAAACCGGCACGCGCCGGCGGGTTTGCTCCACCGTAATCCGGATCACCAGTTCATGTTCGCCGTGGCTGAGGGTAGCCGACTCGCCGGTCGATCCGCAGGGAACAAGCCCTTGCACGCCGGCGTCAATTTGCCATTCGATGAGTTCGCGCAAGGCGCGCTCATCGACCGCGCCCTCACGAAAAGGCGTTACGATCGCAGACCAGGCTCCAGTTAACATTGCTGTGTCCCTCCCCAGCTGCAGTCCAGCGCCCGCCCGGCCTTAGTCGAGCGCGACCAGTTCGCGCGCCTCCAGCTCGACCTGCCCGCTGAAAACTTTCACCGCCTCGCCGCTCATGAAGACGTGATCGGCATCGGGTCCGCTCTGGCGCCATTCGATACCCAAGGTGCCCCCGCGCAAGGCGACCTGGGCTTGGCGGCCACCACGATGGTTGAGCGCGACCGCGACTACGGCGGCGCAAGCACCGGTACCGCAGGCCAGCGTCTCGCCCGAACCGCGCTCCCACACTCGCATGCGCAAGCGCGCGGGGCTCTCGATCAGAACGAACTCGGTATTGACGGCATGAGGAAAAAACGGATGGTGCTCGAATCGGCGGCCGAGGGCCGCGAATTCATGCTCGGGTAGCGTGAATAGGCGTTCGTCCTCGACCAGCACCACGCAATGCGGATTACCCATCGAGACCGCAGTGATGGGCCAGATGGTCCCATCGACGCTCAGCGGATGAGCAATAATCTGGCCGGTGGCGGCGACCGGAATCAGGTGGCCTTCCAGGATCGGCGCGCCCATATCGACGGTGGCGGTGCAAGCCACGGCGCCCTCGAATTCCAGCCATACTCGCTTGAACCCGCTGTCGGTGGCGATCGTCACCGGGTTGGTGCGCACCAGTCCCCGCTCGTAGGCCAACCGCGCCACGCATCGGATACCGTTGCCGCACATTTCGGCCCGGCTGCCGTCGGCGTTGTAGATTTCCATGCTGACGTCGGCGTCCTTGGCTCGCCCCAGCAGGATCAAGCCGTCGCCGCCGATGGCAAAACGACGATCGGACAGCCGGCGCGACAGCGCGGCTGGATCGGCGGGCCGCTGGGCGGTGGCGATCACATAAATGTAGTCGTTACCGCAGCCATGCATCTTGGTGAATTCCAAAATCGCCATCTCAGGCCGCGAACTCCACCAGCTTTTCGTGCCGGATCAGATCCTCGAAATTCTCGCGCTCGCGGATGACATGGACGGTGGTGCCGTCTACCAGGATTTCGGGCGCGCGCGGGCGGCTGTTGTAATTGGAGGCCATCACAAAACCATAGGCGCCGGCGCTCATCACCGCTAGCAACTCATCGGGCTTAACTGCTGGCAGTTCGCGCTGCAAGGCGAAGAAATCGCCGCTTTCGCACACCGGACCCACGACGTCGGCCACAATCGTTGGACGAGCTGCACGATGCACCGGCCAGATCGCATGATAAGCCTCGTAGAGCACCGGCCGAATCAGGTCGTTCATCGCGCCGTCTACCACGATGAAGCGCTTGACGTCGGTTTCCTTGAGGTGAATCACCCGTGTTACCAATATCCCGGCATTGCCGACCAACACTCGACCAGGCTCGACAATAAGCTTCAGCCCCAGCCCCTGGAGGGGTGCCAGCAGGGCTTGGGCGTACTGGGCGGGCGAGGGCGGAGTTTCCTGATAGGGGATCCCCAGGCCGCCGCCCAAGTCGAGATAGTGCAGGCTGATTCCGCTAGCGCGCAGGTCGGCGACGATTCGCGCCAGCTTATGGCCGGCCTCGCCGAAGGGCGCGGTGTCAGTTATCTGAGAGCCGATATGGGTGCTCAGGCCCACCACCTCAAGCTCGGGTAGAGCGCGAGCCTGGGTATAATATTGGCCGATTTGGGAGAGCGGGACGCCGAACTTGCTGTCGCGATGGCCGGTAGAAATGTGGGGATGGGTGCCGGGATCGAGATCGGGATTGACCCGCAGGCTAATCGGCGCGCGCCGCCCGGCGCGGCGTGCCACCGCCGCGATACGCTCCAGTTCGGGAGCCGACTCGACGTTGAACATCAAGATTTCAGCCGCCAACGCCGCCGCAATCTCCTCGTCGGTTTTACCGACGCCGGAAAAGACAATTTTGCGGGGATCGCCACCCGCCCGCAGGCAGCGCATCAGCTCCCCGCCTGAGACGATATCGAACCCTGAGCCCAGCTCGCTGAACAGCTTGAGGATGCTCAGATTGGATAGCGCCTTCATCGCATAGCAGACAAGGTGATCCGGACTGCCGGCCAGAGCTTCGTCAAAGACTCTGAAATGTCGGCGCAGGGTGCGCGCGCTGTAGATATAGACCGGGGTGCCGACACGGGCCACAATTTCCCTAATCGCAACCTGTTCGGCAAAAAGCTCGTCGTCGTGATACTCGAAATAATGCATCGGGGCGGCTTAATTATTGTTCGCGGGGACTTAGCTAATGCTGGCGTTGGTTTTAGCACAGGGGGGCAGGTGGGCAAAGGCGCTGGTGGTCCGACGGATGGCGCGGCGGCGGGCGGATAAGACGAGCTAGCCCGAATCCGGCAGATGTACCACGCGGGGTTGTGCATTTGCCGGCTAGGGGGGCAGCGAGGGAGTGGGCAGCACATAGTTGAGTGGATTGGGGGTGGGAGTAGGACGAATTCGAACCACGCTTACGACATTGGACGGCGAACTTTCGTAACCATCGGTAGTACCTGCCACGACTTCATAACGATAAGGGGTCCCGATGGCCGCTGTGGTGTCCAGGTAGCTGAAAGCATGGATTTGGCGAAAGCGCTGCAAATCGGTCACCGGCAGCGCGTTGATCAGCGCCAGCGGAGTGCGGTCGGAGGACCGATAAATGCGAAATACCGCCAGATTGCGGATTGTGCCGCCTCCCACGAAATGTAGAGGACGGCTCCATCGTAGCATTATCCCGTGGGCGGTGGATTGCGCGCGCAGGTCGCTGATGGCTATAGGCTGTGCATACTGGGGCGGGACCGGCCGGCTCTTGATCCCGCAGCCACTCAACCCTATCAGCAACACCAGCAGCCACGTGGTTGCCCATCCCAAAAGCTTCATCGCTTTTCCAGGCGGGCCAGCCGCCGGCTCACCACGGCCGGCGCCGGACCGCCCAGGGTGCGCCGGCGTGCCACCGAAATCGATGCGCTCAGGCGCTGCTTGAGGCCGCGCGCGTGGGGGCCGCAGTATTGGCGCAGCTCGGCCTCGCTGAGGTCCTCCAGCCGCTTGCCCGCCGCCAAGGTCTGGCGCACCAAGTTGCCGACTATCTCATGCGCCTGGCGAAAGGGCAGGCCGCGTTCGACCAGATGCTCGGCGATATCGGTGGCCAGGCCGGAACCGCCGGCGGCGGCCCGCATGGTCTCGCGGTTGAAGTCCAGGCGCGGCCACAGCTTGGCCATCAAAACCAGCATCGGACGTAAGGTATCGACCGCGTCGAAGACCCGCTCCTTGTCCTCCTGCAGATCGGAGTTGTAAGCCATCGGCAGCCCTTTGAGGATTACCAGTAGAGCAGTGAGATCGCCCACCAGGCGGCCGCACTTGCCGCGAAAGAGTTCCAGCAGGTCAGGGTTTTTTTTCTGCGGCATCATCGAGCTGCCCGTGGAGAATTCATCGGGTAGGACGACGAAAGCGAACTCGCTGCTGGCCCATAGGATGAGATCTTCGCTCAAGCGCGACAGATGCACTCCGCACAGCGCCGCCGCGGCCAAAAACTCCACCGCGAAGTCGCGATCGGCAACCGCATCCAGGCTGTTGAGCGCCAATTCTCGCAGCCCCAGTTCGTGCGCCGTCACACGGCGGTCGATGGGCAGGGTGGTCGCGGCCAGAGCGCCCGCCCCCAACGGCATCACCCGCGTGCGCGCCAGCACCTGTTCCATGCGCTGGCGGTCACGCATGAACATCTCGACATAGGCCATCGCATGATGGGCCAAGGTGATGGGTTGAGCGCGCTGCAGGTGGGTGTAACCGGGCATCACAGTCTCCAGCTCGCGACGCGCAACCGTACGCAAGCTGGCGCACAAGGCCTCAAGCTCACCCGCGATCGCTTCGATTTCATCGGCCAGGTATAGGCGCAAATCCAACGCGATCTGATCGTTGCGCGAGCGCGCGGTATGCAGCTTGGCCCCGGCAGCGCCGATCAGGGCGGTCAGCCGGCGCTCGATCGCCAGATGGATGTCCTCATCCGACAGGTTGAATTCGAAGTGGCCTGAATCGATCTCGCGCTCGATTCGGCGCAAACCGCGCTCGATCCGCTGGGCCTCGGCCCGGCTGAGCAATCCCACCCTATGCAGCATGCGGGCGTGCGCAATCGAGCCGCGGATATCGTGGCGATACAGGCGGCGATCAAACGGCAGCGAGGCGGTAAAGCGCTCGACCTCGGGTAGGCGACCTGCTGTAAACCGGCCGCGGATTAGGCTACGCTTAGAACCTGTTTTGGGGGTGCGTGTTTTCACAGTCAAGCCTCAAGGAGCTTGCCTCAAAGACGCGCTTGGATAAAGAGTAGAGGAGGTGAAGGGGCAAGTGCCGCATCTTGTTTAAGCATTTGCTTAAATCTTAAGCTTAAGTGGACGACGGGGCTGTGTCACCGAGCGGTCACCCGGGGGATGGACCAGACAAGAGCGCAGCTATCGTCGGCTTGCTTATAAATCCGTCAAAGTGTAGGCAATGGGCAGCGCGCGCCCACCGCGGCGTGGTTTGCGGGGTTGGGTAGATGAAGAAGCGAAAGAGCGTGAAGGAAACGGGCGGCGCGCCGCGCCGACGACCGGTTTCGGAAGCCGCCCGTCAGGCGATTCTCGAAGCGGCGGCCCAGGAGTTCGCGGCCGCCGGGTTTGGCGGGGCTCGGGCCCAGCGCATCGCGGCCCGCGCCGGGGTCAATAAGGCGCTACCCTTTTATCATTTTGGCTCCAAGTCCGACCTTTACGACGAGGTGATGAGCCAGGTCTGGGAGCATTTGGGTCAAGTGCTCACCGCCCATGCCGGCAGCACCGCCGACGCCGACACCCGGCTGCGCGATTTGTTGCATAATCTGTTTGAATTCGCGTCACGCGACCCTAACAGTCTGCGCCTGCTGATTCGCGAACTTATCGACGATCGGGCTCGCGCGCGAGACACGGCGCGTGACCACTTCATTCCGTTGCTTAGTCGACTTTGCGATATAATCGCTGCTCGTATCGAGCAAGGGATCATCGCCGATCTACCGCCGGTACAAGTAGTGATCACGCTATTGGCGGAGGTGTTATTCTACTTTCTCATCGCGCCCTTTCTGGAAGATGCCGGGCTCAGCCAACCCCTGTCGCCGGCCGCGCTGGCGGCCCGCGAGCGGATCGTGCGCCGGCTGATGGCACAGGGCTACCGTTCGCCCAACGCGCCCCCCGTGGAGGTTTGACGGACGCGTGGGAGGTGCGGGGCGATTTTGAAAGCTAGCGCTGCGACGTGCCATCGTGCGCAGATGGACACGGCGTGAGTACCTTGCGGAGCATTCGCCCGTTGAGATCGCTGTGAGCACGACGACCAAGCCGCGCCAAAAACGGACGCTCAAGCCTCGCCTGGCGCCCCATCAGGCGCGCGAGGCGATCTTGCGCGCCGCCGAGGAGGAGTTCGCTACCGTGGGTTTTGGCGGGGCGCGCGCCGATCGCATCGCCGCCCGCGCCGAGGTCAACAAGGCCTTGCCATTTTACTATTTCGGCTCCAAGGCCGACCTCTATGAGGAGGTCCTCAAGCGGGCGATGGAGCGGGTCCAAGGTCTGGCCGCGCTGCCCAGCTTTGGCCCCAGCGAGTTGTCGCCCAAGCAGCGTTTGACTGCGCTGGTCGATCGGTTGTTCGAGTTGATGGCGACTGATCGCTACTGGCTGTTGCTGGTAACGCGCGAATTGATTGACGATCGCGAGCGGGTGCGTGAGTTCACGCAACGCCACTTGAGGCCGCTGATGGAGGCCGTGCACAGCAACATCAAGCGCGATATAAAAGCCGGCCGAATCGTTGAGCGCGATCCCTTGGATATCATTGTGAGCGTGATGTCCGAGATCTTCTTTTACTTTCTGCTCACACCGATGCTGGAGGGGCTAGGGGCGGAGAATCCTTTGGGCGAAGGCGCGCTGGCGCGGCGCAAGGCAGCGGTCGTCAAATTTATCAGGCACGGCTTGGGCGGTCCCAAGGCGGCTCCGGATTAGCGGCTGACTTGCAGGGACAGCCCCGGGCCGCGCAACTGCGGCTGCCGTCAGGGTGACGAATATGCACGTTGGCCTTGTGGCCGCATCGCGGACAGCGCTGGCCATCCTCCTCGGCCGGCGGCCGCTGTGTCCGTGGGAAGCTTATGACTTTAGCCATCGCGACCCCTGCACTGGTGGTTCGACTCGTTTTGCTGAAGGCCTAACCAAGGTTTACCATACCTGACAGTGAATAGGTGCCTTCTCCGGGCTATCGATTGGTCGGCGCAAGTTTAGCCACGGCGGGAGCGCACAACCAAAATAGCGGTGTCCTTTAAGATTGAATCGGCGCACGAAGGCACGCATTATTCTGTTCCTTCCGGCGCGGCGCAGGCCGAGGGAGTATAGATTTAGACGAGACCCGGACTAGCGCGACGGGCCCAGCGCGCGCAAGCGCAGCCCGTTCAGGCGGATAAACCCCTCGGCGTCGGCTTGGCGATAGCCGCCTGCCTCCTCAAAGCTGGCCAGCTTGGGATCGTACAGGGAATGCTCGGCACGCCGCCCGACGATCGCGACCTGCCCCTTATACAGCTTTAGCCGGGCGACGCCACTGACCGCCTGCTGCGCGTGATCGATTAAGGCTTGCAGCGCTTCACGCTCGGGTGCGAACCAGAATCCGTTGTAAACCATCTCGGCGTAGCGCGGGATGAGCGAGTCGCGCAGATGGAGCAGCTCGCGGTCCAGGGTCAATTGTTCCACCGCGCGATGGGCGTGC from Candidatus Binataceae bacterium includes these protein-coding regions:
- the dapF gene encoding diaminopimelate epimerase, whose amino-acid sequence is MAILEFTKMHGCGNDYIYVIATAQRPADPAALSRRLSDRRFAIGGDGLILLGRAKDADVSMEIYNADGSRAEMCGNGIRCVARLAYERGLVRTNPVTIATDSGFKRVWLEFEGAVACTATVDMGAPILEGHLIPVAATGQIIAHPLSVDGTIWPITAVSMGNPHCVVLVEDERLFTLPEHEFAALGRRFEHHPFFPHAVNTEFVLIESPARLRMRVWERGSGETLACGTGACAAVVAVALNHRGGRQAQVALRGGTLGIEWRQSGPDADHVFMSGEAVKVFSGQVELEARELVALD
- the dapA gene encoding 4-hydroxy-tetrahydrodipicolinate synthase, which translates into the protein MLTGAWSAIVTPFREGAVDERALRELIEWQIDAGVQGLVPCGSTGESATLSHGEHELVIRITVEQTRRRVPVFAGTGSNSTAEAVKLTNFARAVGADGALLISPYYNRPTQEGIFNHYKTIAQSADLPLIVYNIPSRTGSNVAPETLARLCQFKQIVGVKEASGSLDQTSDIRRLCGERLSILSGDDSLTLPLMAVGATGVISVLTNVMPAQTRALVSAALEGDYTRARELHYRLLPLVRALFVETNPVPVKHAMALMGKCTAQVRLPLVELTAASADKVRAAMAEAGLI
- the lysA gene encoding diaminopimelate decarboxylase; this translates as MHYFEYHDDELFAEQVAIREIVARVGTPVYIYSARTLRRHFRVFDEALAGSPDHLVCYAMKALSNLSILKLFSELGSGFDIVSGGELMRCLRAGGDPRKIVFSGVGKTDEEIAAALAAEILMFNVESAPELERIAAVARRAGRRAPISLRVNPDLDPGTHPHISTGHRDSKFGVPLSQIGQYYTQARALPELEVVGLSTHIGSQITDTAPFGEAGHKLARIVADLRASGISLHYLDLGGGLGIPYQETPPSPAQYAQALLAPLQGLGLKLIVEPGRVLVGNAGILVTRVIHLKETDVKRFIVVDGAMNDLIRPVLYEAYHAIWPVHRAARPTIVADVVGPVCESGDFFALQRELPAVKPDELLAVMSAGAYGFVMASNYNSRPRAPEILVDGTTVHVIRERENFEDLIRHEKLVEFAA
- a CDS encoding LL-diaminopimelate aminotransferase, giving the protein MQIRLANRLTQLPPYLFAELDRLKREVQARGVDVISLGIGDPDLPTPGYIIERLKRAADNPANHRYPDYEGLHAFRAAAATWYKRRFGVDFKPASEVCALIGSKEGIANFATAMVDPDDVVLIPDPGYPVYFSGCIFNGGQPYFLPLRKRNDFLPDFDAIPHEIARRAKLLWLNYPNNPTGATADPSFFQRAVDFCLRNQIVLAHDLAYSEIAYNGYRAPSVFEAEGAAQCAIEFHSLSKTFSMTGWRVGFAVGNPALIAGLGQVKTNMDSGVFQAVQEAAIAALEGGDEVLRQYCAIYQERRDVMVQALQALGLPCETPRATFYLWAEVPKGYTSVSFTERVLKEAGVVVTPGSGFGKSGEGFVRLSLTLGTERLKEAAARITNLRL
- a CDS encoding TetR/AcrR family transcriptional regulator gives rise to the protein MKKRKSVKETGGAPRRRPVSEAARQAILEAAAQEFAAAGFGGARAQRIAARAGVNKALPFYHFGSKSDLYDEVMSQVWEHLGQVLTAHAGSTADADTRLRDLLHNLFEFASRDPNSLRLLIRELIDDRARARDTARDHFIPLLSRLCDIIAARIEQGIIADLPPVQVVITLLAEVLFYFLIAPFLEDAGLSQPLSPAALAARERIVRRLMAQGYRSPNAPPVEV
- the argH gene encoding argininosuccinate lyase; its protein translation is MKTRTPKTGSKRSLIRGRFTAGRLPEVERFTASLPFDRRLYRHDIRGSIAHARMLHRVGLLSRAEAQRIERGLRRIEREIDSGHFEFNLSDEDIHLAIERRLTALIGAAGAKLHTARSRNDQIALDLRLYLADEIEAIAGELEALCASLRTVARRELETVMPGYTHLQRAQPITLAHHAMAYVEMFMRDRQRMEQVLARTRVMPLGAGALAATTLPIDRRVTAHELGLRELALNSLDAVADRDFAVEFLAAAALCGVHLSRLSEDLILWASSEFAFVVLPDEFSTGSSMMPQKKNPDLLELFRGKCGRLVGDLTALLVILKGLPMAYNSDLQEDKERVFDAVDTLRPMLVLMAKLWPRLDFNRETMRAAAGGSGLATDIAEHLVERGLPFRQAHEIVGNLVRQTLAAGKRLEDLSEAELRQYCGPHARGLKQRLSASISVARRRTLGGPAPAVVSRRLARLEKR
- a CDS encoding TetR/AcrR family transcriptional regulator: MSTTTKPRQKRTLKPRLAPHQAREAILRAAEEEFATVGFGGARADRIAARAEVNKALPFYYFGSKADLYEEVLKRAMERVQGLAALPSFGPSELSPKQRLTALVDRLFELMATDRYWLLLVTRELIDDRERVREFTQRHLRPLMEAVHSNIKRDIKAGRIVERDPLDIIVSVMSEIFFYFLLTPMLEGLGAENPLGEGALARRKAAVVKFIRHGLGGPKAAPD